Proteins co-encoded in one Malus domestica chromosome 09, GDT2T_hap1 genomic window:
- the LOC103414781 gene encoding phosphoglycerate kinase, chloroplastic-like yields MFSKKLQELEKQLLDDNDEDDEGDAEDSISPEVEKLMASLLKGGVFLLENVRFYKEEEKNDPEHAKKLVVLADLYVNDAFGTAHRAHASTKGITKFLRPSVADFLLQKELDYLVGAVSSPKRPFAAIVSGSKVSSKIGVIDSSAFSPCMFGEEKSFNHKNGKKSKKNM; encoded by the coding sequence ATGTTTAGCAAAAAGCTGCAAGAGTTGGAGAAACAGCTTCTCGACGATAACGACGAGGACGACGAAGGCGACGCTGAGGATTCTATTAGTCCAGAAGTAGAGAAGCTGATGGCTTCACTTCTTAAAGGTGGTGTTTTTCTTCTTGAAAATGTGAGGTTTTacaaggaagaagagaagaatgATCCTGAGCATGCAAAAAAGCTTGTCGTTTTAGCAGATCTTTATGTTAACGATGCATTTGGGACTGCACATAGAGCTCATGCCTCAACTAAGGGAATCACAAAATTCTTGAGGCCATCTGTAGCCGATTTCCTTTTGCAGAAGGAACTCGACTATCTCGTTGGGGCAGTATCAAGCCCCAAAAGGCCATTTGCTGCCATTGTTAGTGGTTCAAAGGTCTCATCCAAGATCGGAGTGATTGACAGTTCGGCATTCTCACCCTGTATGTTTGGTGAAGAAAAATCATTCAACCACAAAAATGGgaagaaaagcaagaaaaacaTGTGA